A genomic region of Synechococcus sp. NOUM97013 contains the following coding sequences:
- a CDS encoding Nif11-like leader peptide family natural product precursor — protein MALEQLKAFLVRMQDDPDLKARVLAAATADDVAKIATGLGYEFAGDELLRFSGQKVGRVTVSKQETPGEYN, from the coding sequence ATGGCTCTTGAACAGCTAAAGGCGTTTCTGGTGCGCATGCAGGACGATCCCGATCTCAAGGCTCGTGTGTTGGCGGCTGCGACTGCCGATGATGTGGCCAAAATTGCGACTGGTTTGGGTTATGAGTTTGCCGGCGACGAGTTGCTTCGCTTCTCCGGGCAGAAGGTGGGGCGTGTCACCGTCTCCAAGCAGGAAACGCCCGGTGAATACAACTAA
- a CDS encoding DUF4145 domain-containing protein, whose amino-acid sequence MFLNAFDLETSNGARNLELRAGLFPEMGLDVDLLAISATDLDEESHHNSSMMELQSSFGLQLESIPKAVDLSGSLLNSWVSQPLKLHPVATNKDGRRTSSHFQRVAVVAAGLEAGPQANKPWDAFNRLFSLLAILPMQGIRCHTVAAPLFGLHPTSHEEKRDYSRLLELCRQGFRHLPELHRLILFDAEDAVMRPLGQTIDCAIQRQDPHHTLIERPNDMASLEQLRRLLRGLLDDESLQPLRITPDLSELLRLLESDEFSPISLGMHARRLLERLVSHNLRCHGDHELRGLNQGIQQLRLLGMDPWLLSCMHQVRTFGNWMGHPQDAGSNRRIGQHDVIAMLCSLRRVLSEYPWIK is encoded by the coding sequence ATGTTCCTCAATGCGTTTGATCTGGAAACGAGCAACGGCGCACGCAATCTGGAACTGAGGGCGGGCTTATTTCCCGAGATGGGTCTGGATGTGGATCTGCTCGCGATCTCGGCCACTGACCTGGATGAGGAGAGCCATCACAACAGCTCGATGATGGAGCTGCAGAGCAGTTTTGGCCTACAGCTTGAGAGCATCCCCAAAGCTGTGGACCTCAGCGGAAGCCTGCTGAACAGCTGGGTCAGCCAACCGCTGAAGCTGCATCCAGTGGCAACCAACAAAGACGGTCGAAGGACCAGCAGCCATTTTCAACGGGTGGCTGTCGTCGCTGCAGGTTTAGAAGCAGGTCCTCAGGCCAACAAACCATGGGATGCCTTCAACCGCCTGTTTTCACTGCTGGCGATCCTGCCGATGCAGGGCATTCGTTGCCACACCGTCGCTGCTCCGTTATTTGGCCTGCACCCGACCAGCCATGAGGAAAAGCGCGATTACTCCAGATTGCTGGAGCTTTGCCGCCAGGGCTTCCGACATCTGCCCGAACTGCACCGCTTGATCCTGTTCGACGCTGAAGATGCCGTGATGCGACCGCTGGGTCAAACCATAGACTGTGCCATTCAAAGGCAGGATCCCCATCACACACTGATTGAACGCCCCAATGACATGGCGAGCCTTGAACAACTCCGTCGGCTGCTTAGGGGACTCCTTGACGATGAAAGCCTGCAACCACTACGAATCACACCTGATCTCAGCGAACTTCTGCGGCTGCTCGAAAGCGATGAGTTCTCGCCCATCTCACTCGGGATGCACGCACGACGACTGCTGGAACGATTGGTCAGCCATAACTTGCGATGCCATGGTGATCATGAGCTACGCGGGCTGAATCAAGGGATCCAACAACTCAGACTCTTAGGAATGGACCCCTGGCTACTGAGTTGCATGCACCAGGTTCGGACCTTCGGGAATTGGATGGGACACCCACAGGACGCGGGTAGCAATCGAAGAATCGGACAGCACGATGTGATTGCCATGCTGTGTTCTCTGCGACGCGTTCTTTCAGAATACCCATGGATAAAATAG
- a CDS encoding Nif11-like leader peptide family RiPP precursor, which translates to MYFSGPPTSEEQLKALQEAFKTDGALKEKLKAATDPDAVLTIAKPASITPKRPSISL; encoded by the coding sequence TTGTATTTCTCCGGTCCTCCAACATCAGAAGAGCAGCTCAAGGCACTCCAAGAAGCCTTCAAGACTGATGGAGCTCTTAAGGAGAAGCTCAAAGCAGCGACTGATCCTGATGCCGTATTGACAATTGCCAAGCCTGCTTCAATCACCCCAAAAAGACCATCAATCAGCCTTTAA
- a CDS encoding 2TM domain-containing protein yields the protein MSTEKLRDEALARLKHRKGLKKQFKTYVITNLTLIVIWAMSGQGDFWPAWSIAFWGLALAYQAWSFEHPDNPISDQDIEREMDRMQS from the coding sequence ATGAGCACCGAAAAGCTTAGAGACGAAGCTCTCGCTCGCCTCAAACATCGAAAAGGCCTGAAAAAACAGTTCAAAACTTATGTCATCACAAACTTGACGCTGATCGTGATCTGGGCGATGTCAGGTCAAGGCGACTTCTGGCCGGCCTGGTCGATTGCTTTCTGGGGGCTAGCCCTGGCTTATCAAGCATGGTCTTTTGAGCATCCTGACAACCCGATCAGCGACCAAGATATTGAGCGTGAAATGGATCGCATGCAGTCCTGA